The Saccharopolyspora gloriosae genome window below encodes:
- a CDS encoding DUF4244 domain-containing protein — protein sequence MAFGNEFARRRWRALLCGDGGMSTAEYAIGTVAAAAFAGLLYTVVTGDSVTAALTSLVERALQSGVE from the coding sequence GTGGCGTTCGGCAACGAGTTCGCTCGACGGCGCTGGCGAGCGCTGCTGTGCGGCGACGGAGGGATGAGCACGGCGGAGTACGCGATCGGGACCGTCGCCGCGGCCGCGTTCGCCGGGTTGCTCTACACCGTGGTGACCGGGGATTCGGTGACCGCGGCGCTCACCTCGCTCGTCGAGCGCGCACTGCAGAGCGGTGTCGAGTGA
- a CDS encoding HAD-IB family hydrolase — MLCGVTAPANPPAATEPRAAAFFDLDKTVIAKSSTLAFSRPFFQEGLINRRAVLKSAYAQFVFMLAGADADQMDRMRAHITSLCAGWDVEQVNAIVEETLHDIVDPLVYKEATQLITEHKEQGHDIVVLSASGQEVVAPIATLLGANHSAGTRMVVTDGRYTGEVEFYCSAENKAAAARELAEAHGYDLTASHAYSDSVTDLPLLEAVGHPTAVNPDRGLRKEAAQRGWPSLAFEQPISLRARFPTPSRAAVTAAGVGVGAVAAAGAAWWGLRRFRRGR, encoded by the coding sequence ATGCTGTGCGGCGTGACAGCGCCCGCGAACCCTCCGGCCGCCACCGAGCCTCGGGCGGCAGCGTTCTTCGACCTGGACAAAACGGTCATCGCGAAATCGAGCACGCTCGCATTCAGCAGGCCGTTCTTCCAAGAAGGCCTCATCAACCGCAGGGCGGTGCTCAAAAGCGCCTACGCGCAATTCGTCTTCATGCTGGCCGGTGCCGACGCCGATCAGATGGACCGGATGCGCGCGCACATCACCTCGCTGTGCGCCGGATGGGACGTCGAACAGGTCAACGCCATCGTCGAGGAAACCCTCCACGACATCGTCGATCCGCTGGTCTACAAGGAAGCCACCCAGCTGATCACCGAGCACAAAGAGCAGGGCCACGACATTGTCGTGCTCTCCGCTTCCGGGCAAGAAGTCGTAGCTCCGATCGCCACCCTGCTCGGGGCGAACCATTCCGCCGGCACCCGGATGGTGGTCACCGACGGCAGGTACACGGGCGAAGTGGAGTTCTACTGCTCGGCGGAGAACAAGGCCGCGGCGGCCCGCGAACTCGCCGAGGCGCACGGCTACGACCTCACCGCCAGCCACGCCTACTCGGACTCGGTGACCGACCTGCCGCTGCTGGAGGCCGTCGGCCACCCGACCGCCGTCAACCCGGACCGCGGCCTGCGCAAGGAGGCCGCGCAGCGCGGCTGGCCGTCCCTCGCGTTCGAGCAGCCGATCTCGCTGCGCGCCCGCTTCCCCACCCCGTCCCGCGCCGCGGTCACCGCCGCCGGGGTCGGCGTCGGAGCCGTCGCCGCCGCCGGTGCGGCCTGGTGGGGACTGCGGCGCTTCCGCCGAGGTCGCTGA
- a CDS encoding glycoside hydrolase family 3 protein: protein MGSKQSRRITAVLGSAVAVLAVGGGLSAAGAQEPAAPTVHSEVDPSVKAKVQAMTLEQKVGQLFTTYAYGRSADSPHPENKAEFGVDTPAQVVQRYHLGGLIHFNWTDSLHDPEQIAEHSNGVQRAALSSGAEVPLLISTDQEQGQVTRIGEPATQLPGNMALGAGRSPQDAAASARITGGELRAMGLNQDFAPSGDVNVNPANPVIGVRSFSSDPALAAQLSAAAVRGYQEPGAEGVSAAIKHFPGHGDTNQDSHTSLPVIEHTREQWEQLDAPPFREAIAAGADVVMSGHIVVPKLDDSGEPSTLSPTVLTGMLRDELGFRGVISTDSLQMDGVRQQHSDAEIPVLALQAGADQLLMPQNLPVAIDGVLGAVRSGALTEDRIDASVERILEMKRVRGVLDAPFVDPAKVDELVGSAEHREQAQRITDRTTTVLRNDANELPLRDPGRVLVTGAGDEATKSLAERIGARGPRTTALPTGMAPTPEQIAQAVDAAKGHDTAVVLTNAAWNEDNAPQRVLVRELQASGVRVIAVPVRDPYDAAYVESVPTWVATYSDKPVAMESLARVLLGEIGPTGRLPVPVPDPDAPGTERFPFGHGLSW, encoded by the coding sequence GTGGGCTCGAAGCAGTCCCGCCGGATCACGGCGGTCCTCGGCAGCGCGGTCGCCGTGCTCGCCGTCGGCGGCGGCCTGTCCGCCGCGGGCGCCCAGGAACCGGCCGCCCCCACCGTGCACAGCGAGGTGGACCCCTCCGTCAAGGCCAAGGTGCAGGCCATGACGCTGGAGCAGAAGGTCGGCCAGCTGTTCACCACCTACGCCTACGGGCGCTCCGCCGACTCCCCGCACCCGGAGAACAAGGCCGAGTTCGGCGTGGACACCCCGGCTCAAGTGGTGCAGCGCTACCACCTGGGCGGGCTGATCCACTTCAACTGGACCGACAGCCTCCACGACCCGGAGCAGATCGCGGAGCACTCCAACGGCGTGCAGCGGGCCGCGCTGTCCTCCGGGGCCGAGGTGCCGCTGCTGATCTCCACCGATCAGGAGCAGGGCCAGGTGACCCGGATCGGGGAGCCCGCGACGCAGCTGCCCGGCAACATGGCGCTGGGCGCGGGCCGCAGTCCGCAGGACGCCGCGGCGTCCGCCCGGATCACCGGTGGGGAACTGCGCGCGATGGGGCTGAACCAGGACTTCGCGCCGAGCGGGGACGTGAACGTGAACCCGGCGAACCCGGTGATCGGGGTGCGCTCCTTCTCGTCCGATCCGGCGCTGGCCGCGCAGCTGTCGGCGGCGGCGGTGCGCGGCTACCAGGAACCGGGCGCGGAAGGCGTCTCCGCGGCGATCAAGCACTTCCCCGGCCACGGCGACACGAACCAGGACAGCCACACCTCGTTGCCGGTCATCGAGCACACCCGCGAGCAGTGGGAGCAGCTCGACGCGCCCCCGTTCCGCGAGGCGATCGCCGCGGGCGCCGACGTCGTGATGAGCGGGCACATCGTGGTGCCGAAGCTGGACGACTCGGGTGAGCCCTCGACGCTGTCGCCGACGGTGCTCACCGGGATGCTGCGGGACGAGCTGGGCTTCCGGGGCGTGATCTCCACCGATTCGCTGCAGATGGACGGGGTGCGCCAGCAGCACTCGGACGCGGAGATCCCGGTGCTGGCGCTGCAGGCGGGCGCCGATCAGCTGCTGATGCCGCAGAACCTGCCGGTGGCGATCGACGGCGTGCTGGGCGCGGTGCGCTCGGGCGCGTTGACCGAGGACCGCATCGACGCCAGCGTCGAGCGGATCTTGGAGATGAAGCGGGTGCGCGGCGTGCTCGACGCGCCGTTCGTCGACCCGGCGAAGGTGGACGAACTCGTCGGCAGCGCCGAGCACCGCGAACAGGCGCAGCGGATCACCGACCGCACGACGACGGTGCTGCGCAATGACGCGAACGAGCTGCCGCTGCGGGATCCGGGCCGAGTGCTGGTCACCGGCGCGGGGGACGAGGCGACCAAGTCGCTCGCCGAGCGGATCGGGGCGCGCGGGCCGCGGACGACCGCGCTGCCCACCGGCATGGCGCCGACGCCCGAGCAGATCGCGCAGGCCGTGGACGCGGCCAAGGGCCACGACACCGCCGTGGTGCTCACCAACGCGGCGTGGAACGAGGACAACGCACCGCAACGCGTGCTGGTGCGCGAGTTGCAGGCCTCCGGCGTGCGGGTGATCGCGGTCCCGGTGCGGGACCCGTACGACGCCGCCTACGTGGAGTCGGTGCCGACCTGGGTGGCGACGTACTCGGACAAGCCGGTGGCGATGGAGTCGCTGGCGCGGGTGCTGCTCGGCGAGATCGGCCCCACCGGGAGGCTGCCGGTGCCGGTGCCCGATCCGGACGCCCCCGGGACGGAGCGCTTCCCGTTCGGCCACGGATTGAGCTGGTGA
- the ssd gene encoding septum site-determining protein Ssd encodes MSTTTPMLITQDDALAEDVTRLAAVAGCELRRRDGANGAGGHWRDAALILLDGPAAEEALAAGFPRRTGVVLLTRGQVESLWRPAFEVGADALLDLPGQEFRLVDLFTDLVDGVRSSSAGRVLAVLGGTGGAGASTLAAATAVAAARGGARSLLLDCDPAGGGLDLTVGVERTCGLRWSGLTISGGRVPSGALHEALPGRRLGSGRLTVLSCDRDGSSDGLTATSVRAVLDAGRRAGETVVCDLPRAPSEPAAAVLRRADLTIMVVPAEVRACAAAASTAELVREHSAGPVCAVVRGPAPGGLLVEDIERAVGVDVLSVLRAQPSLASAVDRGGLCATRSGSRGPIVRTAGDLLRALDELASGRAVASCTPS; translated from the coding sequence ATGTCCACGACCACTCCCATGCTCATCACCCAGGACGACGCGCTCGCCGAGGACGTCACCCGCCTCGCCGCCGTGGCGGGCTGTGAGCTGCGCAGACGGGACGGCGCCAACGGGGCGGGCGGCCACTGGCGGGACGCCGCGCTCATCCTGCTCGACGGGCCCGCCGCGGAGGAGGCGTTGGCCGCGGGATTTCCGCGAAGAACGGGCGTCGTGCTGCTGACCAGAGGACAGGTGGAATCCCTGTGGCGACCGGCGTTCGAAGTCGGAGCCGACGCGCTGCTCGACCTGCCAGGTCAGGAATTCCGCCTCGTCGACCTTTTCACCGACCTCGTCGACGGCGTCCGGTCATCGAGTGCCGGGCGGGTGCTGGCCGTGCTCGGCGGAACCGGTGGCGCCGGTGCTTCCACCCTCGCCGCGGCGACCGCGGTGGCCGCCGCTCGCGGTGGTGCCCGCTCGCTGTTGCTGGACTGCGACCCGGCGGGCGGCGGGCTGGACCTGACCGTGGGCGTCGAACGCACCTGCGGCCTGCGCTGGTCCGGGCTGACCATCAGCGGCGGCCGGGTCCCGTCCGGTGCGCTGCACGAGGCGCTGCCCGGTCGGCGCCTGGGATCGGGCCGGCTCACCGTGCTGTCCTGCGACCGGGACGGCTCGTCGGACGGGTTGACCGCGACCTCGGTCCGCGCCGTGCTGGACGCGGGACGCCGAGCGGGGGAGACCGTGGTGTGCGACCTACCGCGAGCGCCGTCCGAACCGGCCGCGGCGGTGCTGCGGCGGGCGGATCTCACGATCATGGTGGTACCGGCGGAGGTCCGCGCGTGCGCCGCCGCCGCGAGCACCGCGGAGCTGGTGCGCGAGCACTCCGCCGGACCGGTGTGCGCCGTGGTGCGCGGCCCGGCGCCCGGCGGCCTGCTGGTCGAGGACATCGAGCGGGCCGTGGGCGTCGACGTGCTGTCGGTGCTGCGGGCGCAGCCGAGCCTGGCGTCCGCCGTCGACCGGGGCGGGTTGTGCGCGACGAGGTCCGGCAGCCGCGGTCCGATCGTGCGCACCGCCGGCGACCTCCTCCGCGCGCTCGACGAGCTCGCGTCCGGACGGGCGGTGGCGTCGTGCACACCGAGCTGA
- a CDS encoding Rv3654c family TadE-like protein, whose amino-acid sequence MTSGAAGAARRAPAVHRRAERRERHERTERRERRERREGGVATVLAAVLTLGLVAIAGFGLVLGSAMLARHRAEGAADLAALGAAARAPRGSEHACAAAGAVADAMRVRLLDCALDGPDARIVVATRAGLGAELLSTQVTARSRAGPVRR is encoded by the coding sequence GTGACCAGCGGTGCGGCGGGCGCGGCGCGACGCGCGCCCGCCGTCCACCGCCGGGCCGAGCGGCGAGAGCGGCACGAGCGGACCGAGCGGCGGGAGCGGCGGGAGCGGCGGGAGGGCGGAGTCGCCACCGTGCTCGCGGCGGTGCTCACCCTCGGGCTGGTCGCGATCGCGGGTTTCGGTCTGGTGCTCGGATCAGCCATGCTGGCGCGGCATCGGGCCGAAGGAGCCGCGGATCTCGCGGCGCTCGGGGCGGCGGCGCGTGCTCCGCGCGGTTCCGAGCACGCCTGCGCGGCGGCGGGTGCGGTCGCGGACGCGATGCGGGTGCGGCTGCTCGACTGCGCGCTCGACGGGCCGGACGCCCGGATCGTCGTCGCAACCCGCGCGGGACTCGGGGCGGAGCTGCTATCGACGCAGGTCACGGCGCGATCGAGGGCAGGTCCCGTGCGTCGCTGA
- a CDS encoding TadA family conjugal transfer-associated ATPase — MHTELIERVRRRLAGSGAPVSPSAVAAAVREESGGLVADTDLLTALRALQQEFLGAGVLEPLLRDPRVTDVLVTAPDQVWVDRGDGLRRCPVTFPDDDGVRRLAQRLAVATGRRLDEAQPWVDAWLPGAEAGEAVRLHAVLPPIAAGGTCLSLRVLRPASHDVAALRRLGAFDEELAGVLREIVRHRLAFLVTGGTGAGKTTLLAALLGEVPQDERIVCVEEAGELRPEHPHVVRLLTRPPNVEGAGEIRVRDLVRQALRMRPDRLIVGEVRGAEVCELLAALNTGHDGGGGTVHANSPAEVPARLEALAALGGLSRQALHSQLAAAVQVVLHVRRSTGRGRYLAAVGVLRREDDLVRVVPAWDHAAGWGDGRPDLLALLRSRGGAVPC; from the coding sequence GTGCACACCGAGCTGATCGAGCGGGTGCGGCGCCGCCTCGCGGGCAGCGGTGCGCCGGTGAGCCCGTCCGCGGTCGCCGCGGCGGTGCGCGAGGAATCCGGCGGGCTGGTCGCCGACACCGATCTGCTCACCGCTCTTCGCGCGCTGCAACAGGAATTCCTCGGTGCCGGGGTCCTCGAACCGCTGCTGCGGGATCCGCGGGTCACCGACGTGCTGGTGACCGCGCCCGACCAGGTGTGGGTCGATCGAGGCGACGGCCTGCGCCGCTGCCCGGTCACGTTCCCCGACGACGACGGGGTGCGCAGGCTCGCCCAGCGGCTCGCGGTCGCCACCGGCAGGCGGCTGGACGAGGCGCAACCCTGGGTCGACGCGTGGTTGCCCGGCGCGGAGGCGGGTGAGGCGGTGCGCCTGCACGCGGTGCTGCCGCCGATCGCCGCGGGCGGCACCTGCCTGTCGCTGCGCGTGCTGCGACCGGCCTCGCACGACGTCGCCGCGCTGCGCCGGCTCGGAGCGTTCGACGAGGAGCTCGCCGGGGTGCTGCGGGAGATCGTGCGCCACCGGCTGGCGTTCCTGGTCACCGGTGGCACCGGCGCGGGCAAGACGACGTTGCTCGCCGCGCTGCTGGGCGAGGTGCCCCAGGACGAACGGATCGTCTGCGTCGAGGAGGCGGGGGAACTGCGGCCCGAACACCCGCACGTCGTCCGGCTGCTCACCAGGCCGCCGAACGTCGAGGGCGCGGGTGAGATCCGGGTGCGCGACTTGGTCCGCCAAGCCCTGCGGATGCGGCCGGACCGGCTGATCGTCGGCGAGGTGCGTGGCGCCGAGGTCTGCGAGCTGCTGGCGGCCTTGAACACCGGACACGACGGGGGTGGCGGCACTGTGCACGCGAACTCCCCGGCCGAGGTCCCGGCCCGGCTGGAGGCGCTGGCCGCGTTGGGCGGGCTGTCCCGCCAGGCGCTGCACAGCCAGCTGGCGGCGGCCGTGCAGGTCGTGCTGCACGTTCGGCGTTCCACCGGCCGCGGCAGGTACCTCGCTGCGGTCGGCGTGCTGCGCCGCGAGGACGACCTGGTGCGGGTGGTGCCCGCCTGGGACCACGCCGCCGGATGGGGCGACGGGCGCCCGGACCTGCTGGCACTGCTGCGGTCCCGGGGAGGTGCGGTGCCGTGCTGA
- a CDS encoding type II secretion system F family protein, with amino-acid sequence MSAHPGLPFAAFPLAGPLLPWAMALCGVALLAVPRRRARARLPPSPGRANRLQFPGRWLGERQAVVSAAVAGGVLGALAGGPVVGLAVATAVFWWLRRAARRVRPDPVDPLVLAAGWDLLAAGMRAGLPPVVLVRAVAAEFTGAASAALREVAGLLELGADPVAAWEPALRHPGTAELGRAARRTARTGSALAEVATDLAAEARTALADRAQARAQRAAVWVAAPLGLCFLPAFLCLGVLPVVVGMVQRLPMSW; translated from the coding sequence ATGAGCGCACACCCGGGACTGCCGTTCGCGGCGTTCCCGCTCGCCGGGCCGTTGCTGCCGTGGGCGATGGCGTTGTGCGGGGTCGCGCTGCTCGCGGTTCCGCGTCGTCGAGCTCGGGCGCGATTGCCGCCGAGCCCCGGAAGGGCGAACCGGTTGCAGTTCCCCGGCAGATGGCTCGGCGAGCGGCAGGCGGTGGTTTCCGCGGCAGTCGCCGGCGGCGTGCTCGGTGCGCTGGCCGGCGGGCCGGTGGTGGGCCTCGCGGTCGCGACCGCAGTGTTCTGGTGGCTGCGCCGCGCCGCGCGTCGGGTCCGGCCGGACCCGGTGGATCCGCTGGTGCTGGCGGCCGGTTGGGACCTGCTCGCCGCCGGCATGCGCGCGGGCCTGCCGCCGGTGGTGCTGGTCCGCGCGGTGGCGGCGGAATTCACCGGTGCCGCGAGCGCGGCCCTGCGGGAAGTGGCGGGGCTGCTCGAACTCGGGGCCGACCCGGTCGCTGCGTGGGAACCGGCGTTGCGCCATCCCGGCACCGCGGAACTGGGGCGTGCGGCTCGGCGGACCGCACGCACCGGCAGTGCGCTGGCCGAGGTCGCGACCGATCTCGCGGCCGAAGCCCGGACGGCGTTGGCCGACCGCGCGCAGGCGCGGGCGCAGCGGGCGGCCGTGTGGGTCGCCGCCCCGCTGGGGCTGTGCTTCCTGCCCGCTTTCCTGTGCTTGGGCGTGCTTCCGGTGGTGGTGGGCATGGTGCAACGACTGCCGATGTCCTGGTGA
- a CDS encoding TadE family type IV pilus minor pilin, whose translation MTVEAALGIGAVVAVFLLAVSAMSALLGQLRCIDASVEAARLAARGDRDGARAAVARLAPAGTTLTISTGPELATAEVTAPPGTGLLPEGWRRSRASAVVEPGVEASGSVEPVRPEAVP comes from the coding sequence GTGACCGTCGAAGCGGCGCTGGGCATCGGTGCGGTGGTCGCGGTGTTCCTGCTCGCGGTGTCCGCGATGAGCGCGCTGCTGGGACAGTTGCGCTGCATCGACGCCTCCGTCGAAGCGGCCCGGCTGGCGGCTCGCGGCGACCGGGACGGAGCTCGTGCCGCGGTGGCGCGACTCGCCCCGGCGGGCACGACGCTGACGATCTCCACCGGGCCCGAGCTGGCCACGGCGGAGGTCACCGCGCCGCCCGGCACGGGACTGCTTCCGGAGGGCTGGCGTCGCAGCCGTGCGTCGGCGGTCGTCGAACCGGGGGTGGAGGCATCCGGGAGCGTCGAACCCGTGCGGCCGGAGGCGGTGCCGTGA
- a CDS encoding bifunctional DNA primase/polymerase: MEASVSGWASAFRIELRVQAIELASRGWSVLPGTYPAGYEAGVPVWSGSEAARPSGATHPVPVHADWQERLGADVRQVANWWSEEPYSLLVATGEQVEALETGPELGRRAARALRSLGVPVPIVATPDARWYFLAAGGSATAACPELVAAGAVRRHSTGSWLPVPPSTFHHGVVHWRVKPEVCGWRLPSPEIIGDALRAGADAVPDVAELVVAG, translated from the coding sequence GTGGAGGCCAGTGTCTCCGGATGGGCGAGCGCCTTCCGGATCGAGTTGCGGGTGCAGGCCATCGAGCTGGCATCCCGCGGCTGGTCGGTGCTGCCCGGTACGTACCCGGCCGGCTACGAGGCGGGTGTTCCCGTCTGGTCCGGTTCCGAGGCTGCGCGGCCGAGCGGAGCGACCCACCCCGTTCCCGTCCACGCGGACTGGCAGGAGCGGCTCGGCGCCGACGTGCGCCAGGTCGCGAACTGGTGGTCCGAGGAGCCCTACAGCCTGCTCGTCGCGACCGGTGAGCAGGTCGAAGCGCTCGAAACCGGCCCCGAGCTGGGCAGGCGCGCCGCGCGGGCACTGCGCTCGCTGGGCGTTCCGGTCCCGATCGTGGCCACCCCCGACGCCCGCTGGTACTTCCTCGCCGCCGGTGGTTCCGCTACCGCGGCGTGCCCCGAGCTCGTGGCGGCGGGAGCGGTTCGCAGGCACAGCACCGGCAGCTGGCTGCCGGTTCCCCCGAGCACTTTCCACCACGGCGTCGTGCACTGGAGGGTCAAGCCGGAGGTCTGCGGGTGGCGGTTGCCGTCGCCCGAGATCATCGGTGACGCCCTGCGCGCCGGTGCGGACGCCGTCCCAGACGTGGCAGAACTCGTCGTGGCGGGCTGA
- a CDS encoding exo-beta-N-acetylmuramidase NamZ family protein → MPLNRRGFLTTTALTAPLLGAGTACAAAPDDPATGPVRTGADVLAAEGWQRLAGRRLGVVTNPTGVLASLEHVVDAMHGTEGVDIAAVFGPEHGFRGTSQAGGSEGDVTDPRTGIPVYDAYGADVATLAGMFRKAGVQRVVFDIADVGARFYTYIWTMYEAMRAASQVGAEFVVLDRPNPIGGHQVAGPVLDPRFASGVGLLPIAQQHGMTIGELAKMFDAQFLDAPLGDRLQVVRVEGWRGRGAQPAVPWVPPSPNMPTPDTAMVYPGTGLFEGTVLSEGRGTTRPFEIIGAPGIDWRWAEELNAAGLEGVRFRETYFVPTFSKHAEATCGGVQLYRHGELDAVRVAITMLVSVKRLYPQVFGWRPDGMFDKLAGTDRVRTMIDAGAGVDEIVGSWNAELAGFRRSRTRYSLYR, encoded by the coding sequence ATGCCGCTGAACAGGCGGGGATTCCTGACGACGACCGCGCTGACCGCCCCGCTGCTGGGTGCGGGCACCGCGTGCGCGGCGGCGCCGGACGATCCGGCGACCGGGCCGGTGCGCACGGGCGCGGACGTGCTGGCCGCGGAGGGCTGGCAGCGGCTGGCCGGACGCAGGCTCGGGGTCGTCACCAACCCCACCGGGGTGCTGGCGTCGCTGGAGCACGTGGTGGACGCGATGCACGGCACCGAGGGGGTGGACATCGCGGCGGTGTTCGGCCCCGAGCACGGTTTCCGGGGAACGTCGCAGGCCGGCGGTTCGGAGGGCGACGTCACCGATCCGCGCACCGGCATCCCGGTGTACGACGCGTACGGCGCGGACGTGGCGACGCTGGCGGGCATGTTCCGCAAGGCCGGGGTGCAGCGGGTCGTGTTCGACATCGCCGACGTCGGCGCCCGCTTCTACACCTACATCTGGACGATGTACGAGGCGATGCGGGCGGCCTCCCAGGTCGGCGCGGAGTTCGTGGTGCTGGACCGGCCGAACCCGATCGGCGGGCACCAGGTGGCGGGCCCGGTCCTGGACCCGCGGTTCGCCTCCGGGGTGGGACTGCTGCCGATCGCGCAGCAGCACGGCATGACGATCGGCGAGCTGGCGAAGATGTTCGACGCCCAGTTCCTCGACGCACCGCTGGGCGACCGGTTGCAGGTGGTGCGGGTCGAGGGCTGGCGCGGTCGCGGCGCGCAGCCCGCGGTGCCGTGGGTGCCGCCGAGCCCGAACATGCCGACGCCGGACACCGCGATGGTGTACCCGGGAACCGGGTTGTTCGAGGGCACGGTGCTGTCCGAAGGCCGGGGCACGACGCGCCCCTTCGAGATCATCGGCGCTCCCGGCATCGACTGGCGGTGGGCCGAGGAGTTGAACGCCGCCGGGCTGGAGGGCGTTCGGTTCCGCGAGACCTACTTCGTACCGACGTTCTCCAAGCACGCGGAGGCGACCTGCGGCGGTGTGCAGCTGTACCGGCACGGCGAGCTCGACGCGGTGCGGGTCGCGATCACCATGCTGGTCTCGGTGAAGCGGCTGTACCCGCAGGTGTTCGGCTGGCGCCCGGACGGCATGTTCGACAAGTTGGCCGGTACCGACCGGGTTCGCACCATGATCGACGCGGGCGCGGGCGTGGACGAGATCGTCGGCTCGTGGAACGCCGAGCTGGCCGGGTTCCGCCGGTCGCGGACACGGTATTCGCTGTACCGGTGA
- a CDS encoding type II secretion system F family protein, translated as MLSLLVPAAALLSWPDQRARTRLAAMRPANAPGEGRGSSRVRAVPIVVPCGIVVAALLAGVGGLLASGAAAAVGLWWWRGRGADRRRLARAAALAAGLRLLVAELRAGSHPAAAAEGAAAEADPAVGGVFRDLAATARLGGDAAAVLITAAGSAPAERDGEPLARAGRAWALADRHGVALAELLDSVRRDLEHRVAFAHDVEAKLAGPRSTAAVLAGLPLLGLALGQASGADPLAVLANGLLGQALLVAGVSLLCAGVVWTVRLTESVVRP; from the coding sequence GTGCTGAGCTTGCTGGTGCCCGCGGCGGCCTTGTTGAGCTGGCCGGATCAACGAGCCCGAACTCGGCTCGCCGCGATGCGGCCCGCGAACGCGCCAGGGGAGGGACGCGGTTCGTCGCGCGTCCGCGCGGTACCGATCGTCGTGCCGTGCGGGATCGTGGTCGCGGCGCTGCTCGCCGGGGTCGGCGGCCTGCTGGCGTCCGGAGCCGCGGCCGCGGTCGGGCTGTGGTGGTGGCGGGGGCGCGGCGCCGATCGACGACGCCTGGCCCGCGCGGCTGCGCTCGCCGCCGGGCTCCGGCTGCTCGTCGCGGAACTGCGCGCCGGATCGCATCCGGCCGCCGCCGCGGAAGGCGCCGCTGCGGAAGCGGATCCCGCGGTGGGCGGGGTGTTCCGGGACCTGGCCGCGACCGCGCGGCTCGGGGGTGACGCGGCGGCGGTGCTCATCACGGCCGCCGGATCCGCCCCGGCCGAGCGGGACGGGGAGCCGCTGGCACGAGCGGGCCGGGCGTGGGCCTTGGCCGATCGCCACGGCGTCGCGCTGGCGGAACTGCTCGACTCGGTGCGGCGCGATCTTGAGCACCGGGTGGCGTTCGCGCACGACGTCGAGGCGAAGCTGGCCGGCCCGCGCTCGACGGCCGCGGTGCTGGCCGGGTTGCCGCTGCTCGGCCTGGCGCTCGGGCAGGCGTCCGGGGCGGATCCGCTCGCCGTTCTGGCGAACGGGTTGCTCGGGCAGGCGCTGCTGGTCGCCGGGGTCTCGTTGCTGTGCGCCGGTGTGGTGTGGACCGTGCGGCTGACCGAGTCGGTGGTGCGGCCATGA